The region CAAGGGTATCTGCGTCAACCAGGAAGTGGGCAACGTCGCGCTCGACCTGCGTTGCGAGGGCTTCACCGAGGGCTTCGGGCAGGAGGTGACGGTCATCCCGACCCAGAACGACCCGACAGAGGTGGAATCCAAAGTGCGCGCGGCACTGGAATCCGACCCGGATGTCGACACCGTGCTGGGTCTTGGCGCCTCGCTGGTGGGTGAGCCCGCCGTGGCCGCCGTCAAGGCGCTGGGGCGTGACGACGTGCTCATCGCCTCCTTCGACCTGTCCGCCGGTTTCCTTCAGGCGGTGGCCGACGGCGACGCGGCCTTTGCCATCGACCAGAAGCAGTTCCTGCAGGGCTATCTGCCGGTCGCCTTCCTTGCACTGAACGCGGAATACGGCCTGATGCCGGGCGGCAACGTACCCTCTGGTCCGAACCTCGTGACGCAGGACTCGGCGGCGCAGGTCATCGACCTGTCGGCGCAGGGCATCCGCTGATCCACTGACAGGCGGGCCGCGCGCAGGGCGCGCGCGGCCCACGCAATCCAACGGGAGGGGACCATGGCAGCCGAGACCGAGGCCCATGTGGACGAGCGCATCCGCGCGGAGTCCGTCACGACAAAACTCATGAAACGGCCGGAACTGGGCGCCATCGGGGGCGTGATCCTCGTGACGCTGTTCTTCCTGATCACCGCCGACAGCGCCATGTTCACGCTGTCGGGCATCATGAACTTCATGACCCCTGCCGCCCAGCTTGGCATTCTGGGCATCGCGGCGGCGATGCTGATGATCGGCGGCGAATTCGACCTGTCCATCGGGTCCATGGTGGCCTTCGCGGGCATGGTCTTCGGCGTCTTCACGGTCAACATGGGGCTGCCGCTGATCGTGGCGATCCCGCTGACCATGCTCTTCGCCGCCCTGATCGGGGCGGTCAACGGCTCCATCGTGCTGAAGACCGGGCTGCCGTCCTTCATCGTGACGCTTGCGGGGCTGTTCATCCTGCGCGGCGCCGCGCTGGTCGGGCTGAAGATCTTCACCGGTGGCTCCACCCAGTTGCGCGGCGTGCGCGACGCGGTCGAGGGCGACTGGCTGGCGCCGATCTTCTCGGGCGAGGCCTTTGGCGGCCTTTTCGCATGGCTTGCGGACGCCGGTCTGATCGAGACCTTCAAGAATGGCACGCCCAAGGTGCCCGGCATCCCGGTTGAGATCCTGTGGTTCATCGCGCTGGCGCTGGTGGCGACCTACGTGCTGCTGCGCACCCCGGCGGGCAACTGGATCTTCGCCACCGGCGGCGACAGCAATGCTGCCACCAACTCGGGCGTGCCGGTGCGCAGGGTCAAGATCAGCCTCTTCATGCTGACCGCCTGCGCCGCCGCCCTCGTCGCCATCATCACCGTGATCGACGCCGGATCGACCGACGCGCGGCGCGGTTTCATGAAGGAGTTCGAGGCGATCATCACGGCGGTCATCGGCGGCTGCCTTCTGACCGGCGGCTACGGCTCTGCCATCGGGGCCTTCTTCGGGGCGATCATCTTCGGCATGGTCACCATCGGCCTGACCTACACCGACTTCGATCAGGATTGGTTCCAGATCTTCCTCGGCGGCATGCTGCTGCTGGCGGTGGTCTTCAACAACGTGATCCGCAAGCGTGTGACGGGGGAGCGCTGAGATGACCGCAGACAGCACATTCCACCAAGGCGAGACCGCCAAGGGTGCCAAGCCCATCATCCACATGGAGGGCATCAAGAAGCACTTCGGCAACGTGATCGCGCTGAACGGCGTGACCTTCGACGTGACCCCGGGCGAATGCCACTGCCTTCTGGGCGACAACGGCGCGGGCAAGTCGACCTTCATCAAGACCATGTCGGGCGTCCACAAGCCGACGGCGGGCCAGATCTTCTTCGAGGGCAAGCCGCTGTCCTTCGACAGCCCGCGCGAAGCGATGGAGGCCGGGATCGCCACAGTGTTCCAGGACCTCGCGATGATCCCGCTGATGAGCGTCACGCGCAACTTCTTCATGGGGCGCGAACCGACGAAGGGCCGGGGGCTGGCGAAGCGCTTCGACATCGACAAGGCCAACGAGATCACCATGGAAGAGATGCGCAGGATGGGCATCAACCTGCGCGCGCCGGATCAGGCGGTGGGCACGCTGTCGGGCGGCGAGCGCCAGACCGTCGCCATCGCCCGCGCAGTGTATTTCGGAGCCAAGGTGCTGATCCTCGACGAGCCGACCTCGGCCCTTGGCGTGCGGCAGACCTCGAACGTGCTTTCGACCATCGACCGGGTGCGCAAGCAGGGCGTCGGCGTGGTCTTCATCAGCCACAACGTGCGGCACGCGCTGGCGGTGGGCGACCGCTTCACCGTGCTGAACCGGGGCCAGACCCTCGGAACCGCCGTGCGCGGAGAGATCGACGCCGCAGAGCTTCAGGACCTCATGGCCGGCGGGCAGGAGATGGCCCAGCTGGAAGGCTCGCTGGGCGGCACGATCTGACGGCAGGGCGGCCCCCGCGCCGCCCGTCACGACACCCTAACTGGAAAGCTGGCCATGTCTGAGACCGACAAAGCGCCCGGCGTCGCCCTGATCGGCACGGGCTTCATGGGCAAATGCCACGCGATGGCGTGGAACAATGTCGCCACCGTCTTCGGCGTGCCGCGCCCCCGGCTGGAGGTGCTGTGCGACGTGACCGACGCCTCGGCCCGGACCCATGCGGCGGCCTTCGGGTTCCGGCGGGCGACGACCGACTGGCAGGCGGCGGTGGCCGACCCGGCGGTGGACATCATCTCGATCACCACGCCGAACGGGTTGCACCGCCCGATGGCCGAAGCGGCGCTGGAGGCGGGCAAGCACGTCTGGCTGGAAAAGCCCATGGCGCTGACGCTGGAAGATGCAGAGGCGATGGCCGCGCTCTCCGCCGCCCGGCCCGGGCAGGTGACCATGCTGGGCTACAACTACCGCCGCAGCCCCGCCTTTCAGGCCGCGCGCGCGCTGATCGCGGCGGGCGAGATCGGAGAGCCGCGTGCCTTTCGCGGTGTCTATGACGAGGACTATTCCGCCGATCCGGCCTTGCCGTGGTCGTGGCGGCTGATCCGTGAGGGCGGCGGGCTGGGTGCATTGGGCGATCTTGGCTGCCACCTCGTCAGCCAGATGATCGCGCTGATGGGGCCGGTGGCCGAACTGACCGCCATGACGCAGATCGCCATCCCTGAACGGCCCTCGCCCGACGGCCCCAAGCCGGTCGAGAACGAGGACAGCGCGCTTGCACTGATCCGCTTCGACTCGGGTGCGCAGGGGTCCTTTGCCACCTCGCGGGTGGCGCGCGGGCGCAAGTGTCGCCTGCAGTGGGAGGTACACGGCTCTGACGGCACGCTGGTCTTCGATCAGGAGAACATGAACGAGCTCTGGCTGCATCGCGCCAACGAGGCCGGGTTCACCCGCCACCTCACGGGGCCGGAGCAGCCGGATTTCGCCGCCTTCTGCCCCGGCGCGGGGCACAACTTCGGCTTCAACGAGATGAAGGTCATCGAGGCGCGCGACCTTCTGGCAGCTATCGACGGCGCGCCCAACACCGGCCCGGATTTCGCCGAGGGCCTCGCGATAGAGCGCATCATTCACACCATGGCGGCCTCGGAGGGTCGCCTGGTCAGACTTGGAGAAGCGACATGAAGGATCTCGACGTCATCACCATCGGCCGCGCGGGCGTGGACCTTTACGGCGCGCAGATCGGCGGGCGGCTGGAGGATATGGGCTCCTTCGACAAATACATCGGCGGCTCGCCCACCAATATCGCCTGCGGCAGCGCGCGGCTGGGCCTGAAGACCGCGCTGATATCCCGCGTGGGCGACGAACACATGGGGCGCTTCATCCTCGAACAGCTTGCGCGCGAGGGGGTCTGCACCGATGGCGTCGTGACCGACCCCGAGCGCCTGACCGCGCTGGTGATCCTCGGCATCCGCGATCAGGAACAGTTTCCGCTGATCTTCTACCGCGAGAACTGCGCCGACATGGCGCTTTGCGAGGATGACATCGACGAGGGCTTCATCCAGCGCGCCCGCGCCGTGGTGGTGACGGGCACGCATCTGTCGCATCCGCGCACCGAGGCGGCGGTGCTCAAGGCGCTGAAGCTGGCGCGCAAGCACGGGCTGCGCACGGCGCTCGACATCGACTACCGCCCGAACCTCTGGGGTGTGGCGGGGCATGGTGACGGCGAAAGCCGCTTCGTCGAAAGCGAGACGGTGACGGCCAAGCTGCTGTCGACGCTGCATCTGTTCGACCTGATCGTCGGCACCGAAGAGGAGTTCCACATCGCCGGCGGCTCGACCGACACCCTCGCCGCCCTGCGCCGGGTGCGCGAGAATTCCGCCGCGACGCTGGTCTGCAAGCGCGGCGCTCTGGGGGCGGTGGCCTTCGAGGGCGCGGTGCCGGACAGCCTTGACGAGGGGCAGACAGGGCAGGGCTTCCCGATCGAGGTCTTCAACGTGCTGGGCGCGGGCGACGGGTTCTTCTCGGGCCTGCTCAAGGGCTGGATGGCGGACGCCGACTGGCCGACCGCGCTGAAATACGCCAATGCCTGCGGGGCCTTCGCGGTCAGCCGCCACGGCTGCACCCCCGCCTATCCATCTCTGGAAGAGCTGGAGTTCTTCCTTGCGCGCGGCGTGCAGCGCCCCGACCTGCGCAACGATCCCGAACTGGAGCAGGTGCATTGGGCCACCAACCGGCATGGCGACTGGTCGAGCGTGAAGACCTTCGCCTTCGACCACCGCCTGCAACTGGAAGAGATGGAGGGCTATAGCCCCGCCAAGGGCGCCGCCTTCAAGGAGCTGTGTCTGGAGGCCGCGCTGAAGGTGCAGAACGGCCAGCCGGGTTACGGCATTCTCTGCGACAACCGCATCGGGCGCTCGGCTCTGCACGCGGCCAGCGGCTCTGGCCTGTGGATCGGGCGCCCGGTGGAACTGCCCGGTTCGCGCCCCATCGCGTTCGAGCCCGACCTCGGTGCCGATTTCGGGCGCCTGCGCGAATGGGCGCGCGAGAACGTGGTCAAGCTGCTGGTCTTCTGTCACCCGGACGACGACGCCGGGATGCGGGCGGTGCAGGAAGAGCGCGTGCATCGCCTTTTCACCGCCGCCCGCCGCAACGGGCTGGAATTCCTGCTGGAAGTGATCCCGTCGAAGGTCGGCCCGGTGGATGACGACACCGCCGCCACGCTGATCCAGCAGTTCTACGACGCGGGCGTCTACCCCGACTGGTGGAAGCTGGAACCCTTCAAAACCGAGGCCGCATGGGCCAAGGCGGCTCAGGCCATCGAGCGCAACGACCCCCGCACCCGGGGCATCGTGGTTCTGGGCCTCGACGCGCCCGAGGCCGCACTTGCGGAAAGTTTCGCGCTGGCGGCGCGGCAACCGCTGGTCAAGGGTTTCGCCGTGGGCCGGACGATCTTTGGCGATGCCGCCCGGGCGTGGCTGAAGGGCGAGATGACCAATGCCGACGCGGTCGCACAGATGGCGGCCCGCTACACCCGCCTGTGCGAGATCTGGGATGCGGCCCGCGCCGAGGCCCGGCAGCACGCGGCCTGAGGAGGACAAGAGATGAGCAACACGATCCGACTGACCGCCGCGCAGGCCATGGTGAAATGGCTGGCCGCGCAGATGATCGAGGACGACGCCCCCGACAGCCAAGCGGGAGGGCAGGCCAGGGCCGAGCGGTTCATCGACGGCATCTGGGGCATCTTCGGTCATGGCAACGTGGCGGGTCTGGGCGAGGCGCTGGAGAAGGCCCGTCAGGACTTCCCCACTTGGCGCGGCCAGAACGAACAGACCATGGCCCATGCCGCCATCGCCTATGCCAAGGCCAAGAAGCGCAGGCGGGCCATGGCCGTGACCTCTTCGATCGGGCCGGGGGCCACGAACCTCGTGACCGCCGCCGCGCTGGCGCATGTGAACCGCCTGCCGGTGCTGCTGATCCCCGGCGACGTCTTCGCCAACCGCCGACCCGACCCGGTGCTGCAACAGGTCGAGGATTTCGAGGACGGCACGGTTTCGGCCAACGACTGCCTGCGGCCCGTGTCGCGCTACTTCGACCGCATTAGCCGCCCCGAACACCTGCTGACCGCGCTGCCCCGCGCACTGGCCACGATGACGGACCCGGCCACCTGCGGGCCGGTCACGCTGGCCTTTTGTCAGGACACGCAGACAGAGGCCTACGACTACCCCGCCGAGTTCTTCGAGCGCCGCGTCTGGCGTATCCGCCGCCCGCAGCCGGACCCGCGCGAGGTCGCGGACCTCGTGGCGCTGATCAAGGCGGCCAAGGCCCCGGTGATCGTCGCCGGGGGCGGGGTGATCTACGCGCAGGCCGAGGACACCCTTGCGCGCTTTGCCGAGACCCACGGCATCCCCGTGGTCGAGACGCAGGCGGGCAAGTCCGCGCTGGCGCAAGGCCACCCGATGAACTTCGGCGCCAGCGGTGTCGATGGCTCCGCCGCCGCCAATGCTCTGGCCGCAGAGGCGGATCTGGTGATCGGCGTCGGCACGCGCTTTCAGGACTTCACCACCGGCAGCCGGACGCTGTTCTCGAACCCCGGGCGGCGGCTCGTCTCGATCAACGTGGCGGGCTATGACGCTGTCAAACACGGCGCCCTTCCGGTCATGGGCGACGCCAAAGCCACGCTCGAGGCGCTCTCCGACGCGCTCGGCAGCCACAGCGCGGGGGCCTTCGACCCCAAGGCCCGCACCGCGTGGCTGGATGCGGTGACGCACCATTGCCGCGACCGGCAGCGCGCGGCGGGCGACCTGCCCACCGATGCCGAGGTGATCGGCGCCGTCCAGCGCGCCACCGGCGAGGATTCCGTGGCCATGTGCGCCGCCGGAACCATGCCCGGCGCGCTGAAGCTGCTGTGGCAGCCGTCTCAGGGCGGCTACCACATGGAATACGGTTTCAGCTGCATGGGGTACGAGATCGCGGGCGCCATGGGCGTCAAGCTGGCCAGCCCCGAGCGCGAGGTGATCTGTTTCGTCGGCGACGGCAGCTACATGATGGCGAACTCGGAACTGGCGACCGCCGTGATGCGCCGGGTGCCCTTCACCGTCGTGCTGACCGACAACCGGGGATATGGCTGCATCAACCGCCTGCAGCAGGGTTGCGGCGGCGCGCCCTTCAACAACCTCTACGCCGACAGCAACGTCGAGGCGCAGCCACAGATCGACTACGTGGCCCATGCCGCGTCCATGGGCGCCCATGCGGTCAAGGTGGGCAGCATCGCGGATCTGGAAACCCGGATCGCAGAGGCGCGCGGTCGCGACATTCCCACGGTGATCGTCATCGAGACGACCCCGCACGAGGGACCCGGTTTCGGCGAGGCGGGTCACTGGTGGGACGTGGCCGTGCCCGAGGTCGGCTCCACCGAGGCCCTGAACAAGGCCTATGCCACCTATCTCGACAACAAGCAGCGCCAGCGGCTCGTGAACTGACGCTGCGGGCAGGAGACATCAATGATCCGTTTCGGCACCAACCCCATCGCATGGGCCAATGACGACGACCAGAGCCTTGGCGCGCATATCCCGACGGCGCGTATCCTCGACGAGGCCGGGCGCCAGATCGGCTTTGACGGAATCGAGAACGGCCACCGCTGGCCCGCCGACCCCGAAGAGCTGCGGCTGATGATGGAAGAGGCCGGGCTGGCTTTCATTTCCGGCTGGCACTCGCTGAACCTGCTCGCGCATTCGGTCGAGGCAGAGAAGGCCGCGATCCAGCCGCATCTGGACCGGCTGAAGCACAACGGCTGCACCGTCTGCATCGCCTGCGAGACCTCGAACTCGGTGCAGGGGCAGGACAGGCCGCTCTCCGACCGCCCGGTGCTGGGCGAAGCGGCGATGCGGGACTTCGGCGCCAAGGTCGAAGAGATCGCGCAATACTGCGCCGATCAGGGCATCGCGCTGGTCTATCACCACCACATGGGCACGGTCGTGCAATCGCCCGAGGACATCGACGCCTTCATGGCGGCGACCGGTCCGGCGACCAAGCTGCTCTTCGACGCGGGCCATTGCTTTTTCGGGGGCGGGGACCCCGAGGCGGTGCTGAAGAAGCACATCGCCCGCGTGCGCCATGTCCACGCCAAGAACGTCCGCCCCGCCATCCGCGCGCGGGTCGAGGCCGAGGGTCTGTCCTTCATGGACGGCGTCCGTGCCGGTGTCTTCACCGTCCCCGGCGATCAGGAGGGCGCGGTGGATTTCGCCCCGTTGCTGAAGGTCTTGGCCGGAAACCGTTATGACGGCTGGATCGTCATCGAGGCCGAGCAGGACCCGGACCAGCGCAACCCGCTGCTTTACCAGACGCTCGGCCTTGCCACCTTGAAACGCCAAGCCGCCGAGGCCGGCCTGATCTGAAGGAGACCCCCATGCCCGATCTTCTCAAACGCCCCTTCGGGACCCACGGCAAGGTCCATCAAATCACGCCGGAAAGCGCGGGCTGGCGCTATGTCGGTTTCGACCTCTGGCGCCTGCGCGCCGGAGAGACCGTGTCGGATGTCACCGGCACCGACGAGGTGATCCTCGTCATGGTCGAGGGCAAGGCCTCCCTTCAGGGTGCCGGTCAGGATTGGGGCGAGCTGGGCGACCGGATGAGTGTCTTCGAGAAGACGCCGCCGCATTGCCTCTATCTGCCGAACGGGTCGGACTGGTCCGCCACGGCCACCACCGATTGCGTGATCGCCGTCTGCAGGGCGCCGGGGCAGGGCGGGCATCCGGCGCGGCGCATCGGCCCGGATGGCATCACCCTGACCCAGCGCGGCGAGGGCTCCAACACCCGCCACATCAACAACATCGCCATGGAGGCCGAGGACTATTGCGATGCGCTGCTGGTGACAGAGGTCTTCACGCCCGCGGGCAACTGGTCGTCCTACCCCAGCCACCGGCACGACGAGGATGACTTTCCGCGCATCACCTACCTCGAAGAGACCTATTATCACCGGCTCAACCCGTCTGACGGCTTCGGCATCCAGCGCGTCTACACCGACGACCTGCAGTTGAACGAGACGATGGCCGTGCACGACGGCGACGTGGTCTGCGTGCCGCGCGGCCACCACCCCTGCGGCGCCCCGCACGGCTTCGAGATGTACTACCTCAACGTCATGGCGGGGCCGCTGCGCAAGTGGCGCTTCGTCGCCGCTCCGCCCGTCGAGCACCTGATGCGCTAACGAGCCGCTGCGCCCCCCGGAGAACACCATGACCTTTCAGCTTGCCGCCTGCGCCGAGATGCTCTGGCGCGACAAACCGATCGCGTGGCGCGTCGCGCGTCTGACCGAACGCGGCCTTGGCGTCGGCCTGTGGAACTGGCCCGACCACGACCTGTCCAAGCTCGAAAAGGTCGGCGCCAACTACACCATCATGAACGGCTACCTCACCGGTCGGCTGACCGATGCCGAGGGCGCCGAGAGGCTGCTGACGTCGGCGCGCGAGACCGCCGAGGTCGGCAAGCGGCTGGGGGTGGACCGGCTGAACCTCCATGGCACGGGACTGGGAGAGGGCGGCATTCCGATCCCCCAGCACGGCGCCTTTGCGCCGGGGATGGTCCTGCGCGCGCGCGAGACCCTGCACCGCCTCTGCGACATGGCCGAGGACATGGGCGTGGTCTACACGCTGGAGAACCTGAACCCGCTGGATCATCCCGGCTGTCCCTTCGGGTCGACCGCCGATGTGCTGTCCCTGGTCTCGGCGGTGAACCGTCCGCAGTTGCGGATCAATCTCGACCTCTATCACACGCAGATCGGCGAGGGCGACCTGATCCGCTGGTGCCGGGCCTGCCTGCCGTGGATCGGAGAGGTGCAGGTCGCCGACAATCCCGGTCGCTGCGAGCCCGGCACCGGAGAGATCAACTATGCCGGTGTCGCCCGTGCCCTGCGCGACATGGGCTATACCGGTGCAGTGGGGATGGAGGCCTACGCGGCGGGCGACAGCGACGCCGCCGTCGAGGCCTTCGTGGCGGCCTTCACGCTGTAGGGCCGGCACCAGCCGGGGCCAGACGGCGCCGCCGTCCCTGCACCCGCGGTGACTCTGCTCAGGCCGAGGCGCCCTCTGCCGGACTTCAGCCGACGCGCAGGGCAAAGCCGTCGCAGGGGGCAAGCAGCAGCTCTTCGAGCTGTTCGTCAAGCACGATCACGGTAATCGAAGCCCCGTTCATGTCGAGCGAGGTGCAATAGGATCCGACCCATGTGCGCAAGACCTCGACCCCGCGAGCAGCCAGCCGCTGGTGAACGCGGCGGTTGAGGATGCCCAGCTCCATCATCGGCGTGCCGCCCAGCCCGTTGACCAGAAGCCCGATGCGGCTGCCCGGCCCCAGTTGCGCCTCCGCGATCAGCCCGTCCATGATGCGGTCGGCGATGTCGTCTGCGGCCATCATCGGGCCGCGCTGCACGCCCGGCTCGCCGTGGATGCCCACGCCGATCTCGATCTCGCCCTCGCCAAGCTCGAACGAGGGGCGGCGGGTTTCGGGCAGCGACCCGGCGGTGAGGCCCACGCTCATGGTAAAGGTGGCGGCGTTGGCCTTCTGAACGATGCGTTCGCAATCCTCCAGCGGCAACATCCGGTCGCAGGCAGCCCCGGCGATCTTGAAGATGAAGACGTTGCCGGCGGTGCCGCGCCGCCCGTCGCGATCCGAGGCGGGGGAATAGGCAATGTCGTCGGTGGTCACGATGGTGCGCACCTCGATGCCCTCGGCGGCGGCCAGTTCCCCGGCCATCTCGAAGTTCATGACGTCGCCCGAGTAATTGCCGAAGACATGCAGCACGCCCGCGCCGGTCGAGGCCGCCCGGCAGCAGGCAAGGATGCGGTCGGGGGGCGGGGCGGCGAAAATATTGCCCACCGCCACCGCATCGGCCAACCCCGGCCCGACATAGCCCAGAAACAGCGGCTCGTGGCCCGCGCCGCCGCCGATCACCAGCCCGACCTTTCCGGTGCGGGCCGGAGCCGCCCGGCGGATCGCCCGGCTGGAACCCCCGATGGCGGCGATGTGGCCGGGATGGGCCTTCAGCAGACCCTCCATCGCCTCGTCCACCGCGGATCGGGGATCGTTGAGGAACTTCTTGACCGGCGCGCGGGAGGTCTCGCCCGGCGGTGCGGTCTCGGTGGGCGTGGGCGACGGCGGGCGGCGTGACAGGCTTTGGCGCAGCACCGGCGCGCCGTCGGCGCGCAGGATGCCCTCGGCGGTATCGGCGTCGGTCACCAGCACGTTGATGTAACCGCCACGCAGCGCCGCCAGCAGGGCAGGGACCTTGTCGAAGCCCCCCGATACGCCGATCCGGGTGCGCACCTGTTGCAGCTGCTCCAGCGCGAGCCCGATGGTGCGCTCGTCGAGCGGACCGATCACCGGCCTGCCACTGGCGTCGATGAACCGCCCCAGCAACGACCCCACCGCGTCGCAGTAATGGTCGTGCTGTTCCAGCGCGTTCGAGAAAAAGCCGCTGGTGTGGATGGTCGAGTTCGGGCGCAGCGAAGACACGCCGAGCAGGATCGTGTCCAGTTCGGACAGTGCCTGCATCTGCTCGCGCAGGACCGGCTCTTGCAGCAGCAGGTCGCGCACCTGCGGGTGCGACACGATGCAGGGCGCCGACAGCGGCACAACCTGCGCCGACAGCGCCTCGGACAGGCGGGCGGCGACCGCCTCGGGGGTGTAGGGGATGGCGGCGGTGGTGCCGCCTGTCGCCTGCACCACGCGCAGATCGGGCAGAGCCTGCGGTTTCACCGCGGCGGCCACCGCCAGCATCGTGCGCCCCCAGCCGATGCCGACGGTCTGCGCCGGGCGCAGGTGCCAGCCCAGCGTCCGCGCCCCGGCGTCGCCCAACCGGTCTATCAGGCTGCGCTGGCCGCCCGTCGTGGGCACCACAAGACAGTCGCGGAGGCCGAAATGATCGACCATCTGTTGCGCCAGCGAAAGGCTGCGCAGCCGGTCCACGGCAATCGAGATATTGACGATGCCGCGCTCGCGCGCCTCTGACAGGTAGGCGATGACGGTCGGTCGCGATAGGCCCATGGTGGCGGCGATGTCGCTTTGGGTCATGCCCTCTTCGTAGTAGAGCCATGCGGCCCAGAGCACCGGATCCTCGCCGAACTTCAGCGGCGGGCGGCGGGTGCCGTCGGCTGTCGCGGACCGTTTGGCGCGGCCTTCCTTCATGCCCGGTCCTTCCGTTGAGACAGGGTTTCGGCCAGCGCCTCAAGCACCACCAGCGCAGAGCTGGCACCGGGATCGATGCGGCCCAGGGTGCGGCTGCCCAGCCGGGCGGCGCGACCCCGGACGGCGATCATCGCGCGCGTCGCCTCCAGCCCGGTTGTCGCGGCAGCCAGCACGCCCGCCATGTCGCCGCCCGTGGCGCTGCGCGCAGCCGGGGCCCAGACGTCCAGCATGGTGCAGTCGCCGGGCTGCGCCTTGCCGCGTCGGGCGATGCCGTCGTGGAAAGCCGCGATCAGCCTGCCCGCGCCGATGCTTTCGGGTCCGCTGCGCGCCGCGGCTTCCAGAAAGGCGGTGGCGTAGAGCGGCCCCACCGTCGCGCCGACCGCGCTGAGAAAGCGCTGGCCCGCCGCGCGCAGGGCGCCGGGTAGATCCTCGCCGTCAGAGGCAAACCTGGCGGCGGCCGCCGAGAAGCCGTCGGCCATCGACGCGCCGTGATCGCCATCGCCGACTTCCCCATCCAGCGCGGACAGCTCGATCCTTCGGGATTCGAGCTTTTGCGCCGCGCGTTTCAGGAACGCGGCCAGCGCCGCGCGGTCGAGGTCTTCGGTCATCCATGCTCCTCCGCGTCCACCGGCCAGAGTGACGCCCGGCGAAGGAGTTTGCAATCTGGTGACGCGTCGTTGCGCACTCTGCCCCCCGACGCCCCCGGGCGGCCCGGTTCAGCCCAGCCGCGCCTCGATCTCGTTGGCGAGGGTGACGAGGATCAGCGCGCAAGAGGTCGCGCCCGCGTCCTGCACCCCGCGCGACCGCTCGCCCAGGCGGCTGGCGCGGCCGATCTTCGCGATCATGTCGCGGGTGGCATCGCGGCCCTCTTCGGCAGCGGCGCGGACCGCGTTCAACGTTGCGGGAAAGCCTTGCGGCGCGGTCTCTTCGGCGGCGCGGACGGCAGGGCACAGCGCGTCGAGCAGGCATTTGTCGCCGGGTTTCGCCTCTCCGATGGCCATGACGCCCTCGGCCCCGGCGGCCAGCATGGCGGCGAAGGTGGGGGCATCGATGCGATCTTTGCCCGCGACCACATCCGCCATGTCGGAAAAGAACATGCCGTAGAGCGGCCCCATGGAGCCGCCGATCTCACCCATCAGCACATCGGTGACGGTGGCAAAGGCAGCGTCCAGCGTGTCGGCGTCGTCGATGCGCTCTGCGGCGCGACCAAAGCCCTTGGCCATGTTGTTGCCATGGTCGCCATCGCCGATCTTGCCGT is a window of Ponticoccus alexandrii DNA encoding:
- the iolD gene encoding 3D-(3,5/4)-trihydroxycyclohexane-1,2-dione acylhydrolase (decyclizing) codes for the protein MSNTIRLTAAQAMVKWLAAQMIEDDAPDSQAGGQARAERFIDGIWGIFGHGNVAGLGEALEKARQDFPTWRGQNEQTMAHAAIAYAKAKKRRRAMAVTSSIGPGATNLVTAAALAHVNRLPVLLIPGDVFANRRPDPVLQQVEDFEDGTVSANDCLRPVSRYFDRISRPEHLLTALPRALATMTDPATCGPVTLAFCQDTQTEAYDYPAEFFERRVWRIRRPQPDPREVADLVALIKAAKAPVIVAGGGVIYAQAEDTLARFAETHGIPVVETQAGKSALAQGHPMNFGASGVDGSAAANALAAEADLVIGVGTRFQDFTTGSRTLFSNPGRRLVSINVAGYDAVKHGALPVMGDAKATLEALSDALGSHSAGAFDPKARTAWLDAVTHHCRDRQRAAGDLPTDAEVIGAVQRATGEDSVAMCAAGTMPGALKLLWQPSQGGYHMEYGFSCMGYEIAGAMGVKLASPEREVICFVGDGSYMMANSELATAVMRRVPFTVVLTDNRGYGCINRLQQGCGGAPFNNLYADSNVEAQPQIDYVAHAASMGAHAVKVGSIADLETRIAEARGRDIPTVIVIETTPHEGPGFGEAGHWWDVAVPEVGSTEALNKAYATYLDNKQRQRLVN
- the iolE gene encoding myo-inosose-2 dehydratase, with amino-acid sequence MIRFGTNPIAWANDDDQSLGAHIPTARILDEAGRQIGFDGIENGHRWPADPEELRLMMEEAGLAFISGWHSLNLLAHSVEAEKAAIQPHLDRLKHNGCTVCIACETSNSVQGQDRPLSDRPVLGEAAMRDFGAKVEEIAQYCADQGIALVYHHHMGTVVQSPEDIDAFMAATGPATKLLFDAGHCFFGGGDPEAVLKKHIARVRHVHAKNVRPAIRARVEAEGLSFMDGVRAGVFTVPGDQEGAVDFAPLLKVLAGNRYDGWIVIEAEQDPDQRNPLLYQTLGLATLKRQAAEAGLI
- the iolB gene encoding 5-deoxy-glucuronate isomerase gives rise to the protein MPDLLKRPFGTHGKVHQITPESAGWRYVGFDLWRLRAGETVSDVTGTDEVILVMVEGKASLQGAGQDWGELGDRMSVFEKTPPHCLYLPNGSDWSATATTDCVIAVCRAPGQGGHPARRIGPDGITLTQRGEGSNTRHINNIAMEAEDYCDALLVTEVFTPAGNWSSYPSHRHDEDDFPRITYLEETYYHRLNPSDGFGIQRVYTDDLQLNETMAVHDGDVVCVPRGHHPCGAPHGFEMYYLNVMAGPLRKWRFVAAPPVEHLMR
- a CDS encoding TIM barrel protein, translated to MTFQLAACAEMLWRDKPIAWRVARLTERGLGVGLWNWPDHDLSKLEKVGANYTIMNGYLTGRLTDAEGAERLLTSARETAEVGKRLGVDRLNLHGTGLGEGGIPIPQHGAFAPGMVLRARETLHRLCDMAEDMGVVYTLENLNPLDHPGCPFGSTADVLSLVSAVNRPQLRINLDLYHTQIGEGDLIRWCRACLPWIGEVQVADNPGRCEPGTGEINYAGVARALRDMGYTGAVGMEAYAAGDSDAAVEAFVAAFTL
- a CDS encoding bifunctional sugar-binding transcriptional regulator/dihydroxyacetone kinase subunit DhaK: MKEGRAKRSATADGTRRPPLKFGEDPVLWAAWLYYEEGMTQSDIAATMGLSRPTVIAYLSEARERGIVNISIAVDRLRSLSLAQQMVDHFGLRDCLVVPTTGGQRSLIDRLGDAGARTLGWHLRPAQTVGIGWGRTMLAVAAAVKPQALPDLRVVQATGGTTAAIPYTPEAVAARLSEALSAQVVPLSAPCIVSHPQVRDLLLQEPVLREQMQALSELDTILLGVSSLRPNSTIHTSGFFSNALEQHDHYCDAVGSLLGRFIDASGRPVIGPLDERTIGLALEQLQQVRTRIGVSGGFDKVPALLAALRGGYINVLVTDADTAEGILRADGAPVLRQSLSRRPPSPTPTETAPPGETSRAPVKKFLNDPRSAVDEAMEGLLKAHPGHIAAIGGSSRAIRRAAPARTGKVGLVIGGGAGHEPLFLGYVGPGLADAVAVGNIFAAPPPDRILACCRAASTGAGVLHVFGNYSGDVMNFEMAGELAAAEGIEVRTIVTTDDIAYSPASDRDGRRGTAGNVFIFKIAGAACDRMLPLEDCERIVQKANAATFTMSVGLTAGSLPETRRPSFELGEGEIEIGVGIHGEPGVQRGPMMAADDIADRIMDGLIAEAQLGPGSRIGLLVNGLGGTPMMELGILNRRVHQRLAARGVEVLRTWVGSYCTSLDMNGASITVIVLDEQLEELLLAPCDGFALRVG